From a region of the Thermomicrobium roseum DSM 5159 genome:
- the nusG gene encoding transcription termination/antitermination protein NusG: protein MSRSLRERLAQKRGVVREGDQQGEWYVLHTYSGYENKVRQNLLHRVETMDVADKVFEVVIPMQEEIEIRGGQRHTVQRKVFPGYVLVRMILDDESWHVVRNTPGVTGFVGVGNRPVPLDRAEAEAIIRGAKAEQPKVRMTLLPGDVVRIIDGPFTDFRGVVDEVDNEKGKVRVLVSFFGRETPVTLDFLQVERET from the coding sequence ATGTCGCGATCGCTACGAGAGCGCTTGGCACAGAAGCGTGGTGTTGTTCGAGAAGGTGATCAGCAGGGGGAATGGTACGTCCTGCATACCTACTCTGGATACGAGAACAAGGTGCGGCAGAACCTTTTGCACCGCGTCGAGACGATGGATGTTGCCGATAAAGTGTTCGAAGTCGTGATTCCCATGCAGGAAGAGATCGAGATTCGCGGTGGTCAGCGTCATACCGTCCAGCGAAAGGTGTTTCCCGGATACGTTCTGGTTCGGATGATTCTCGACGATGAGTCGTGGCATGTCGTTCGCAATACCCCGGGTGTCACTGGATTCGTGGGGGTTGGGAATCGCCCGGTGCCGCTCGACCGGGCGGAGGCGGAAGCGATCATCCGCGGTGCCAAGGCGGAGCAGCCGAAGGTGCGGATGACGCTGTTGCCCGGGGATGTGGTGCGGATCATCGACGGGCCATTCACGGACTTCCGCGGAGTCGTGGACGAAGTGGACAACGAGAAGGGCAAAGTGCGCGTTCTCGTGTCGTTCTTCGGGCGCGAGACACCGGTTACTTTGGACTTCCTCCAGGTCGAGCGGGAAACGTAA
- the secE gene encoding preprotein translocase subunit SecE, with product MTTKTQSPARAASKAKPQERPAKSKSGRLVALRRLIADLRSEWRKITWPDRETTRKLTLLVIGLATVLGLILGAVDAIFVRLWNLLGGL from the coding sequence ATGACAACGAAGACGCAGAGTCCGGCGCGGGCGGCGAGCAAAGCGAAGCCACAGGAGCGTCCGGCGAAAAGCAAGTCCGGGCGGCTCGTCGCGCTCCGTCGCTTGATCGCTGATCTGCGGTCGGAATGGCGCAAGATCACCTGGCCGGATCGCGAGACGACCCGCAAGCTGACGCTGCTGGTCATCGGATTGGCCACCGTTCTCGGTCTGATCCTCGGTGCAGTCGATGCCATCTTCGTACGACTCTGGAATCTTCTCGGAGGGCTGTGA
- the rplA gene encoding 50S ribosomal protein L1 translates to MPKHGKKYLEALKLVDVTRRYSPKEAVELVKKVAHADFDESIDLHIKLNIDPRHADQNVRGTVTLPHGTGRTPRVLVFAVGEAARIAEEAGADYVGSDDLIRQIEGGWLEFDAAIAMADQMGKVGPLGRILGRRGLMPNPRTGTVVRNPEDLPAVIREIKGGRVEFRNDRTGNIHLQIGRKSFTDQQLLENLYVAVDAIARARPQAVKGQFFQSMTIAPTMGPGIPLDVATTVEEARQFVT, encoded by the coding sequence ATGCCGAAGCATGGCAAGAAATATCTGGAAGCACTCAAGCTCGTCGATGTGACGCGGCGCTACTCGCCCAAGGAGGCAGTCGAACTGGTCAAGAAGGTCGCTCATGCGGACTTCGACGAGAGCATTGACCTCCACATCAAGTTGAACATCGATCCACGCCACGCCGACCAAAACGTCCGCGGGACGGTGACACTCCCCCACGGGACGGGCCGGACACCGCGCGTGTTGGTGTTCGCGGTGGGTGAAGCTGCTCGGATCGCGGAAGAGGCCGGCGCGGATTACGTGGGAAGCGATGACTTGATCCGCCAGATCGAAGGAGGCTGGTTGGAATTCGATGCGGCGATCGCTATGGCCGATCAGATGGGGAAGGTTGGTCCCCTGGGTAGGATCCTGGGGCGACGTGGCTTGATGCCGAATCCCCGAACCGGGACGGTCGTCCGAAATCCGGAAGACTTGCCGGCCGTGATCCGCGAAATCAAAGGTGGCCGTGTCGAATTCCGCAACGATCGAACCGGGAACATCCACCTCCAAATCGGCCGGAAGAGTTTCACTGACCAGCAGCTGCTCGAGAATTTGTACGTCGCCGTGGACGCCATCGCGCGGGCGCGACCGCAAGCTGTCAAGGGCCAGTTCTTTCAATCCATGACCATCGCTCCGACGATGGGCCCGGGTATTCCGTTGGACGTCGCCACCACGGTGGAGGAAGCACGGCAGTTCGTGACGTGA
- a CDS encoding ANTAR domain-containing response regulator, which produces MTATAATPIRILIADDEPIIRLDLRELLTSLGYDVVGEAADGRTAVELARKLKPDLVILDIKMPEVDGIDAAEVLHRERLAPVVLLTAYSERELVERARRAGVAGYLVKPFRESEIMPVIELALARFQEVQRLERQVVELQDALEARKLIERAKGILMQVHGLSEAEAFQRMRRLSMDSRKSMREIAEAILLAHQLESSTRSTEPRT; this is translated from the coding sequence GTGACCGCGACGGCAGCGACTCCGATCCGAATTCTCATCGCGGACGACGAGCCGATCATCCGGCTCGATCTCCGCGAACTTTTGACCTCGCTCGGCTATGATGTGGTCGGGGAAGCGGCCGATGGACGCACAGCCGTCGAGCTTGCTCGCAAGCTGAAGCCTGACCTCGTCATCCTGGATATCAAAATGCCAGAAGTCGATGGCATCGATGCGGCAGAAGTTCTCCATCGCGAGCGATTGGCGCCGGTAGTGTTGCTGACCGCCTATAGCGAGCGCGAGCTGGTCGAGCGTGCACGGCGTGCTGGGGTAGCGGGTTATCTCGTCAAACCCTTCCGGGAAAGCGAGATCATGCCGGTGATCGAGCTCGCACTGGCACGTTTCCAGGAGGTGCAACGTCTCGAGCGCCAAGTCGTGGAACTTCAGGATGCCTTGGAAGCTCGCAAGCTGATCGAACGGGCCAAGGGCATCCTCATGCAGGTACATGGCCTGAGTGAGGCCGAGGCATTCCAACGAATGCGCCGACTGAGTATGGATAGCCGCAAGTCGATGCGCGAGATCGCAGAAGCGATCTTGCTTGCCCATCAGCTGGAGAGCAGCACGCGCTCGACCGAGCCCCGAACCTAA
- the rplK gene encoding 50S ribosomal protein L11 produces the protein MAKKVKAIVKLQLPAGKATPAPPVGPALGQHGVPIMNFVKEYNEKTAHLAGQIIPVVVTIYEDRSFTFVLKTPPAADLLRRAAGIEKGAADPKRQKVGRVTREQIREIAQLKMPDLNARDLEAAMRMIEGTARSMGIEVVG, from the coding sequence ATGGCGAAGAAGGTCAAAGCAATCGTCAAATTGCAGTTGCCGGCGGGCAAGGCCACGCCGGCGCCGCCGGTTGGCCCAGCCTTGGGTCAACACGGTGTTCCGATCATGAACTTCGTGAAGGAATATAACGAGAAAACTGCGCATCTCGCCGGACAGATCATTCCGGTCGTCGTCACGATCTACGAAGATCGCTCCTTCACGTTCGTGTTGAAGACACCGCCTGCTGCCGATCTCCTGCGCCGGGCGGCGGGGATCGAAAAGGGGGCGGCCGATCCCAAGCGCCAAAAGGTCGGTCGGGTAACGCGAGAGCAGATCCGAGAGATCGCGCAACTCAAGATGCCGGACCTGAACGCACGCGACCTCGAGGCAGCCATGCGCATGATCGAGGGAACGGCGCGCAGTATGGGCATCGAGGTCGTGGGCTGA
- the mfd gene encoding transcription-repair coupling factor, which translates to MTIERLTNALVGSRTIRTVASRLASGQSLVAEELPVAARPAVLAALARILDRPLLVIVPRQAHADELADAVGQLLGEIPVEVWQAPETLPYDVFAQDRASAVERSWFLQRMTEPSPGLFIAPARGLLQLLPPNESLRGCPLTLRVGQKMALQTVLDYLVDSGYAPVPLVQQPGSFSRRGGIVDVWPPGNDLAVRIEFFGDEIDSIRRFEPTTQRSVDRLHSIMLLPLSEAPLPQLQAAATKLRRLDTSSLRPEVREEWERLCQQIERGELVPLPELALPFVFPEASSLLDRFPRSFPVVVVDPGAVRLTIDQLTQQAEELRETSELSGELPRGLPRPYHPDDRIWTSLRVHPILWLGTVEQGDSANGDIPSDLGFTTDIPAIAGRLDTLPAVLAPFLAEDYAVTLVTEQADRLAHLLSESSQYAEAASIAASTIARGRLPGGWKHREARLLLLTDRELFGLRRLPRPRGRRRFEVTSDLLSRLVPGAYVVHVDHGIARYGGLVHLTINGVHREYLLLEYAENDRLYLPVDQLDRITLYESLDGEPKLTRLGSPEWSRVKRRVREAVRELAFELLQLYAAREAAPGIAFGPDTQWDRELEESFPYEETPDQWRAIQEVKADMERPRPMDRLLCGDVGFGKTEVALRAAFKAVNNGYQVAILVPTTVLALQHYNTFRERLASYPVRIEMLSRLRSKREQRAIIEGLRAGTVDIVIGTHRLLQRDVAFKRLGLVIIDEEHRFGVAHKEHFKRLRTNVDVLTMTATPIPRTLYLALSGVRDLSVIATPPVDRTPVRTFVTPARDSVIREAILREIARGGQVYVVHNRVHSILDFAQRLRGLVPEARFAVAHGQMPEQELERIIVDFIERKYDVLICTAIIESGVDIPSVNTIIIDQAQQLGLTQLYQLRGRVGRSHQRAYAYLLYDDRRPLSAEARARLEAIQEATELGAGLQIALRDLEIRGAGNILGPEQSGHIAAVGLELYTQLLARAVQELREGRPIDEAPSVTIDLPIEATIPSEYCGDEAIRMRLYQRFAEIRTDEQLEDLVSEIRDRFGPLPDPVQRLVDLAQLRLWANRLGLASLIERDGELFIRPVVGTRLDQEELRRQVGSGVYVTPHQIRLVIARLEVPLWEAVTTVLRAIEHRRATVLLISPHAALTTT; encoded by the coding sequence ATGACCATCGAGCGTCTCACGAACGCACTCGTCGGTTCCCGAACGATTCGCACGGTCGCCAGCCGGCTGGCGAGCGGGCAGTCGCTCGTGGCCGAGGAACTCCCGGTCGCCGCGCGCCCAGCAGTCCTGGCGGCCCTCGCCCGCATCTTGGACAGACCGCTCCTCGTCATCGTGCCGCGTCAAGCCCACGCCGACGAGCTCGCTGATGCCGTCGGCCAGCTTCTCGGCGAGATCCCCGTCGAGGTTTGGCAAGCCCCAGAAACGCTCCCGTACGACGTCTTCGCACAGGATCGAGCGAGTGCCGTTGAGCGAAGCTGGTTTCTTCAGCGGATGACTGAGCCGTCCCCAGGTCTCTTCATCGCACCGGCCCGCGGACTGCTGCAGTTGCTCCCGCCGAACGAATCTCTCCGGGGATGCCCGCTCACGCTGCGGGTCGGCCAGAAGATGGCACTGCAAACTGTACTCGACTATCTGGTCGATTCCGGGTATGCACCAGTACCGCTCGTCCAACAGCCTGGATCCTTCAGTCGCCGGGGCGGCATCGTCGATGTGTGGCCGCCCGGCAACGACCTCGCTGTACGGATCGAGTTTTTCGGCGATGAGATCGATTCGATCCGGCGCTTCGAGCCGACTACTCAGCGTTCGGTCGATCGCCTCCACTCCATCATGCTCTTGCCGCTCAGTGAAGCACCTCTCCCTCAGCTGCAGGCAGCCGCGACAAAACTGCGGCGACTCGATACCTCGTCACTCCGTCCCGAAGTACGAGAAGAATGGGAACGACTCTGCCAGCAGATCGAACGCGGGGAACTCGTACCGCTACCGGAACTTGCCCTTCCCTTCGTCTTCCCGGAAGCATCCTCTCTCCTCGATCGCTTTCCTCGATCGTTCCCGGTGGTCGTCGTCGACCCGGGAGCGGTTCGTCTGACTATCGATCAACTGACGCAGCAAGCGGAAGAACTCCGTGAAACCAGCGAGCTGAGCGGTGAACTTCCCCGAGGACTACCTCGTCCCTATCATCCTGACGATCGCATCTGGACTTCACTGCGAGTTCACCCGATTCTTTGGCTGGGTACGGTAGAGCAGGGAGACTCCGCGAACGGCGACATACCATCCGATCTCGGTTTTACAACGGACATTCCCGCTATCGCTGGACGGCTCGATACACTGCCCGCAGTGCTCGCTCCCTTCCTCGCTGAGGACTACGCCGTCACACTGGTGACCGAGCAAGCCGACCGCTTGGCACACCTTCTGAGCGAGAGTTCCCAGTACGCGGAGGCAGCGAGCATCGCAGCATCGACTATCGCGCGGGGGCGTCTTCCAGGCGGGTGGAAACATCGCGAAGCACGCCTGCTCCTCTTAACCGATCGCGAGCTGTTCGGTTTGCGTCGGTTGCCTCGCCCGCGCGGTCGCCGTCGCTTCGAGGTGACGAGCGATCTTCTCAGCCGGCTTGTCCCTGGAGCATACGTCGTTCACGTCGATCACGGAATCGCACGCTATGGGGGACTCGTCCATCTCACGATCAACGGGGTGCACCGCGAGTACCTCTTGCTCGAATACGCCGAAAACGATCGACTCTATCTCCCCGTTGACCAACTCGATCGCATCACGCTCTACGAGAGTCTCGACGGCGAACCAAAGCTGACGCGCCTCGGCTCGCCGGAGTGGTCACGCGTCAAGCGACGTGTCCGCGAGGCAGTCCGCGAACTCGCCTTCGAACTGCTGCAACTCTATGCTGCGCGCGAAGCCGCTCCCGGTATTGCCTTCGGCCCCGACACCCAATGGGATCGCGAACTCGAGGAGAGTTTCCCCTACGAGGAAACCCCTGATCAATGGCGCGCCATCCAGGAGGTAAAGGCCGACATGGAGCGGCCTCGGCCGATGGATCGCCTCTTGTGCGGAGACGTCGGTTTCGGCAAAACTGAAGTCGCGCTGCGCGCCGCCTTCAAGGCGGTCAATAACGGGTATCAAGTCGCCATTCTTGTCCCGACGACTGTTCTCGCGCTTCAGCACTACAACACGTTCCGCGAGCGGCTCGCTTCCTATCCCGTGCGCATCGAGATGCTCTCGCGTCTGCGCAGCAAGCGCGAACAACGAGCGATCATCGAGGGACTTCGCGCTGGTACCGTCGACATCGTGATCGGTACCCACCGATTGCTGCAGCGTGACGTCGCCTTCAAGCGCCTCGGCCTCGTCATCATCGACGAGGAGCATCGCTTCGGGGTCGCCCACAAGGAGCACTTCAAGCGACTCCGCACCAACGTCGATGTCTTGACCATGACCGCCACGCCGATCCCCCGCACGCTCTATTTGGCACTGTCCGGGGTGCGTGATCTTTCTGTCATCGCCACTCCACCCGTCGACCGCACGCCGGTGCGCACCTTCGTGACGCCAGCACGTGATTCCGTCATCCGTGAAGCGATTCTCCGTGAAATCGCACGCGGCGGACAGGTCTACGTCGTTCACAACCGCGTTCACTCGATTCTGGATTTCGCTCAGCGTTTGAGAGGCTTGGTTCCCGAAGCCCGTTTCGCGGTCGCGCACGGACAAATGCCAGAACAGGAACTGGAGCGCATCATCGTCGACTTCATCGAGCGGAAATACGACGTGCTCATCTGTACCGCCATCATCGAATCGGGCGTCGACATTCCCTCGGTCAACACGATCATCATCGACCAGGCACAGCAGCTCGGTCTCACCCAACTCTACCAACTGCGCGGGCGCGTGGGGCGAAGCCATCAGCGCGCGTATGCCTATCTCTTGTACGACGACCGGCGCCCACTCTCAGCCGAAGCACGGGCACGCCTGGAGGCAATACAAGAAGCGACGGAACTCGGTGCCGGACTCCAGATCGCGCTCCGCGATCTCGAGATCCGCGGCGCGGGCAATATTTTGGGTCCAGAGCAGAGCGGTCATATCGCGGCAGTGGGCCTCGAGCTCTATACCCAACTCCTTGCGCGCGCGGTCCAAGAACTGCGCGAAGGACGGCCGATCGATGAGGCGCCGAGTGTGACCATCGACTTGCCGATCGAGGCGACCATCCCCAGCGAGTATTGCGGGGACGAAGCGATCCGCATGCGCTTGTACCAGCGCTTCGCTGAGATCCGGACTGATGAACAGCTCGAGGATCTCGTGTCGGAAATTCGCGATCGCTTCGGGCCGCTCCCGGACCCCGTCCAGCGGCTGGTCGATCTCGCTCAGCTCCGGCTGTGGGCAAATCGACTCGGCCTCGCCTCGCTTATCGAGCGTGATGGCGAACTCTTCATTCGACCAGTCGTGGGCACTCGCCTCGATCAAGAGGAACTTCGTCGGCAAGTCGGCTCCGGCGTCTATGTGACCCCGCATCAGATCAGGCTCGTCATCGCACGCCTCGAGGTGCCGCTCTGGGAGGCCGTCACCACTGTACTTCGAGCGATCGAGCATCGGCGAGCGACGGTTCTCCTGATATCCCCACATGCGGCCCTGACCACGACGTGA
- a CDS encoding ComEA family DNA-binding protein: MTQSRWITSRRAFGLGLLVGMMVGLGAAQLIMRREPDLVLRVEPLASPTAVVVYVTGAVARPGLYTVGSEARVAEVVEQAGPLPEADLSRVQMAARLQDGQMVVVPVRASPDLGHARGDAAGSSTEPTVSAEQLIDINRATVEDLQRLPGVGPILAQRIVSYRETHGPFQSPEQLAEVPGISPRMVDEWAGLITVGTTE, translated from the coding sequence ATGACGCAGTCGCGATGGATCACGAGCCGGCGCGCTTTTGGGTTGGGTCTCCTCGTGGGGATGATGGTCGGCCTCGGAGCGGCGCAGCTGATCATGCGGCGCGAACCGGATCTGGTGCTGCGCGTGGAGCCGCTGGCGAGTCCGACGGCGGTGGTCGTTTACGTCACCGGCGCGGTTGCCCGACCTGGGCTGTACACGGTGGGAAGCGAGGCTCGGGTGGCGGAGGTCGTGGAGCAGGCCGGGCCGCTTCCCGAAGCGGACCTGTCGCGCGTCCAGATGGCAGCGCGCCTTCAAGATGGGCAGATGGTGGTCGTGCCGGTTCGGGCGAGCCCGGATCTCGGTCACGCTCGAGGTGATGCAGCTGGCTCGTCGACGGAGCCGACTGTTTCAGCCGAACAACTGATCGATATCAATCGAGCTACAGTGGAAGACCTGCAACGGCTGCCAGGGGTCGGACCGATCCTGGCCCAGCGCATCGTCAGTTACCGTGAAACGCACGGACCCTTCCAGAGTCCCGAGCAACTGGCTGAGGTTCCTGGTATCTCGCCTCGTATGGTCGACGAGTGGGCTGGGCTGATCACGGTGGGAACGACCGAGTGA
- the rpmG gene encoding 50S ribosomal protein L33, which translates to MAKKAKADRVIITLECTACRERNYVTQKNRRNDPGRLELRKYCPRCRRHQVHRETR; encoded by the coding sequence ATGGCAAAGAAAGCGAAGGCCGACCGGGTCATTATCACGTTGGAGTGCACGGCCTGCCGCGAGCGGAATTACGTGACGCAGAAGAACCGGCGCAACGATCCCGGGCGGTTGGAGCTCCGAAAATACTGTCCGCGGTGCCGCCGTCATCAGGTGCATCGCGAGACGCGGTGA
- the rplL gene encoding 50S ribosomal protein L7/L12 has protein sequence MAVGQEKLEEIIQAIEQMTVLELSQLVKALEERFGVTAAPVAVAAAPAAGAAPAAAAPAEEEKTEFDVILSDVGPNKIQVIKVVRELTQLGLKEAKDLVEAAPKPVKQGVSKQEAETIKQKLEAVGAKVEIK, from the coding sequence ATGGCAGTTGGACAGGAAAAGCTCGAAGAGATCATCCAAGCGATCGAGCAGATGACGGTGCTGGAACTGTCCCAGCTCGTCAAGGCGCTCGAGGAACGATTCGGCGTGACCGCCGCCCCAGTGGCGGTCGCAGCGGCTCCCGCGGCTGGTGCTGCGCCAGCTGCGGCGGCGCCGGCTGAGGAAGAGAAGACCGAGTTCGATGTGATCCTGAGCGATGTCGGCCCCAACAAGATCCAGGTGATCAAAGTGGTGCGTGAACTGACGCAGCTCGGGCTGAAAGAAGCGAAGGATCTCGTGGAAGCAGCTCCGAAGCCGGTCAAGCAGGGGGTATCCAAGCAGGAAGCTGAGACGATCAAGCAGAAGCTGGAAGCAGTCGGAGCCAAGGTCGAGATCAAGTAG
- the rplJ gene encoding 50S ribosomal protein L10, which produces MPTPEKARQIEEISEILRTASLAILTDYRGLSVADMTAFRRRLQEQQANFRVVKNTLTRIAAERTGTEVITPLLEGPTALVYSMGDPVAAAKLTLEFARQSRILSVKGGLLAGRLLSAADVEALATLPPREELLAKVVGGLQAPLYGLVSVLSGPIRGLLYVLQARVRQLGGEEAAEAA; this is translated from the coding sequence GTGCCGACTCCGGAGAAAGCAAGACAAATCGAGGAGATCAGCGAGATCCTGCGCACGGCGAGCCTGGCGATTCTGACCGACTATCGCGGGCTGAGCGTCGCGGACATGACGGCATTTCGTCGTCGGTTGCAAGAACAGCAGGCCAATTTCCGGGTCGTCAAGAATACCCTGACCCGGATCGCTGCTGAGCGGACCGGAACAGAGGTCATCACACCCCTCCTGGAAGGGCCGACCGCGCTAGTCTATTCGATGGGTGACCCAGTTGCGGCGGCGAAGTTGACACTCGAGTTCGCGCGCCAGTCGCGCATTCTGTCCGTGAAGGGTGGACTCCTCGCTGGTCGTCTCTTGAGTGCTGCCGATGTGGAGGCGCTCGCGACGCTGCCGCCACGCGAGGAGTTGCTCGCGAAGGTGGTCGGTGGCTTGCAGGCACCGCTCTATGGTTTGGTATCGGTGCTGAGTGGCCCAATACGAGGTCTTCTCTATGTCCTACAGGCGCGTGTGCGCCAGTTGGGCGGTGAGGAGGCTGCCGAAGCTGCGTGA
- the tuf gene encoding elongation factor Tu: MSKPRFERTKPHVNVGTIGHVDHGKTTLTAAITKVLSFKGWANFKPYEQIDKAPEERARGITIAISHVEYETEKRHYAHVDCPGHADYIKNMITGAAQMDGAILVVSAPDGPMPQTREHILLARQVEVPAIVVFLNKVDMLDDPELLELVELEVRELLSQYGYPGESVPVVRGSALRALESASTDPEAPEYAPIWELLRVVDEYIPTPVRAVDKPFLMPIEDVFGIKGRGTVVTGRVERGRLRPGETVEIVGLGPTRQTVVTSIEMFQKVLDEAVAGDNIGCLLRGIERDEVERGQVLAAPGSITPHREFEAEVYVLSKEEGGRHTPFFAGYRPQFYIRTTDVTGEVVGLPEGVEMVMPGDNVRLRVELDKPVALEEGSRFAIREGGRTVGAGVVTKIIK, translated from the coding sequence ATGAGCAAGCCGCGATTTGAGCGGACGAAGCCGCACGTGAATGTGGGGACGATTGGGCATGTGGATCATGGGAAGACGACGTTGACGGCGGCGATCACGAAGGTGTTGAGCTTCAAGGGGTGGGCGAACTTCAAGCCGTACGAGCAGATCGACAAGGCGCCGGAGGAGCGGGCGCGGGGGATCACGATCGCGATCAGCCATGTGGAGTATGAGACGGAGAAGCGGCACTATGCGCATGTGGATTGTCCGGGGCATGCGGACTACATCAAGAACATGATCACGGGTGCGGCGCAGATGGATGGGGCGATCTTGGTGGTGAGTGCGCCGGATGGGCCGATGCCGCAGACGCGGGAGCATATTTTGCTGGCGCGGCAGGTAGAGGTGCCGGCGATCGTGGTGTTTTTGAACAAGGTTGACATGCTGGATGATCCGGAGTTGTTGGAGCTGGTGGAGCTGGAGGTGCGGGAGCTGTTGAGCCAGTATGGGTATCCGGGGGAGAGCGTGCCGGTGGTGCGGGGGTCGGCGCTGCGGGCGTTGGAGTCGGCGTCGACCGATCCGGAGGCGCCGGAGTATGCGCCGATCTGGGAGCTGTTGCGGGTGGTGGACGAGTACATCCCGACGCCGGTGCGGGCGGTGGACAAGCCGTTTTTGATGCCGATCGAGGACGTGTTTGGGATCAAGGGGCGCGGGACGGTGGTGACGGGCCGGGTCGAGCGTGGGCGGCTGCGGCCTGGGGAGACGGTGGAGATTGTGGGGCTGGGGCCGACGCGGCAGACGGTGGTGACGTCGATCGAGATGTTCCAGAAGGTATTGGACGAGGCGGTGGCGGGGGACAACATCGGGTGCTTGTTGCGGGGGATCGAGCGGGACGAGGTGGAGCGGGGGCAGGTGCTGGCGGCGCCGGGGTCGATCACGCCGCATCGGGAGTTTGAGGCGGAGGTGTACGTGTTGTCGAAGGAGGAGGGGGGGCGGCACACGCCGTTCTTTGCGGGGTATCGGCCGCAGTTTTACATTCGGACGACGGATGTGACGGGGGAAGTGGTGGGGTTGCCGGAGGGGGTGGAGATGGTGATGCCGGGGGACAACGTGCGGCTGCGGGTGGAGTTGGACAAGCCGGTGGCGCTGGAGGAAGGGTCGCGCTTTGCCATCCGGGAAGGTGGCCGCACGGTCGGCGCCGGCGTCGTCACCAAGATCATCAAGTAG
- a CDS encoding ComEC/Rec2 family competence protein, translating into MTGAWVAFGFVIGAAGATVGMLPALGIVAASVAIAWVFARDERRVLVTSFLVVSGFTLGLARYAMWEPASDRLAEGRGKVLWIDDTSSLQRLVALRDDGRLVGLQVDGRLELLPGEPIAWRGEYRVDRTRLDGVPVAGMYHVSAEDVQRGQREGVLQSVRNRVRSTVLRGVPEPSGSLALGILTGDDRGLSRSTRLVLREAGLSHLTAVSGWNVAVVTAFADGLLSVLRARRWIRPLAILALVWGYATLTGLEPPVIRAAAMASLYVLARWRGWPREPLNALGWAVVLVLILRPELLASLAFQLSALATAALSVGRLLVAGRRWGEFILLPVVVHAVVTPLLLARFGTYSLVAPLANVLVEPVVPWLLAAGLIALIGGVMPWLASVFGVPAWILGHWIVLVGDMAGRLPGGTGTSMAPPIEWIEWVYALAGAGMLAWIDRRATAP; encoded by the coding sequence GTGACCGGCGCGTGGGTCGCCTTCGGTTTCGTGATCGGGGCGGCGGGAGCAACCGTCGGTATGCTCCCTGCCCTGGGTATCGTTGCCGCGAGCGTGGCTATCGCCTGGGTCTTCGCCCGCGATGAGCGTCGGGTCCTGGTGACCAGTTTCCTGGTCGTGTCGGGATTCACTCTCGGGCTGGCGCGGTACGCTATGTGGGAGCCGGCGAGCGATCGGCTAGCGGAAGGAAGAGGGAAGGTACTCTGGATCGACGACACTTCCTCTCTTCAGCGACTGGTCGCGTTGCGCGATGACGGCCGACTGGTCGGACTCCAGGTCGACGGTCGGTTGGAACTCCTGCCAGGTGAGCCAATCGCCTGGCGTGGCGAGTACCGAGTCGACCGGACGCGCCTGGACGGCGTTCCGGTCGCTGGGATGTACCACGTTTCGGCGGAGGATGTCCAGCGCGGTCAGCGCGAGGGCGTTCTGCAGTCGGTGCGGAACCGGGTGCGTTCGACAGTACTGCGCGGTGTTCCCGAGCCGAGCGGCTCGCTGGCACTCGGCATCCTGACCGGGGATGACCGCGGTTTGTCGCGGTCAACGCGGCTGGTACTTCGCGAGGCGGGGCTTTCTCACCTGACAGCCGTGAGCGGCTGGAACGTTGCCGTCGTGACGGCTTTCGCTGACGGACTGTTATCGGTACTGCGTGCGAGACGATGGATCCGGCCGCTCGCGATTTTGGCTCTAGTCTGGGGGTACGCGACGCTGACCGGTCTCGAGCCACCCGTCATCCGGGCAGCAGCGATGGCAAGCTTGTACGTGCTCGCTCGCTGGCGTGGGTGGCCCCGCGAGCCGCTGAACGCGCTCGGTTGGGCAGTCGTCCTCGTTCTCATTCTTCGACCGGAGCTGCTCGCTTCGCTGGCATTTCAACTTTCGGCGCTGGCAACGGCTGCACTGAGCGTCGGGCGCTTGCTCGTCGCTGGACGGCGCTGGGGGGAATTCATCCTGCTGCCGGTGGTCGTCCACGCTGTGGTGACCCCGTTGCTCCTGGCTCGCTTCGGAACCTATTCGCTCGTGGCACCGCTCGCCAACGTGCTGGTCGAACCGGTGGTTCCCTGGCTCTTGGCCGCGGGATTGATCGCCCTCATCGGTGGCGTGATGCCCTGGCTGGCCAGTGTGTTCGGGGTGCCGGCATGGATCCTGGGGCACTGGATCGTCCTGGTCGGCGACATGGCCGGGCGGTTGCCCGGTGGAACGGGAACGAGCATGGCGCCACCGATCGAGTGGATCGAGTGGGTCTACGCGTTGGCGGGAGCGGGCATGCTGGCTTGGATTGACAGGCGAGCGACGGCACCGTAG